A part of Gemmatimonas groenlandica genomic DNA contains:
- a CDS encoding UbiX family flavin prenyltransferase: protein MTQAAARHPIVLAITGASGAPYAVRLLQQLVERQMPTWLIVSSHGFRLLATESDIPDLHTLRAHAGADAFDACVTVFDDNDRGAAPASGSARSSGMVVCPCSMGTVSAIAHGTSRSLVERAADVALKERRKLILVPRETPLSLIHLENLTQVTRAGATVIPAAPGFYHKPASIDDLVDFIVARVLDHLEVEHTLGKRWGGEGE, encoded by the coding sequence ATGACGCAGGCGGCTGCTCGACACCCGATCGTTCTGGCGATCACCGGCGCCTCGGGAGCACCCTATGCGGTGCGCTTGCTGCAACAGCTGGTTGAACGGCAGATGCCCACTTGGCTGATCGTGTCGAGTCACGGATTCCGCTTGCTGGCCACCGAAAGCGACATCCCCGACCTGCACACGTTGCGCGCACACGCCGGCGCCGACGCGTTCGACGCCTGCGTCACGGTGTTCGATGACAATGATCGTGGGGCCGCACCGGCGTCGGGCTCAGCGAGATCGAGCGGCATGGTGGTGTGCCCGTGCAGCATGGGCACGGTGAGTGCGATTGCGCACGGCACGTCACGCTCGCTGGTGGAGCGCGCGGCCGACGTGGCGCTCAAAGAGCGGCGGAAGCTCATTCTGGTTCCACGGGAAACACCGCTGTCGCTCATTCACCTCGAGAATCTCACGCAGGTCACGCGGGCTGGTGCCACGGTGATTCCGGCGGCGCCGGGCTTCTACCACAAGCCGGCTAGCATCGACGATCTCGTGGATTTCATCGTGGCGCGGGTGCTCGATCATCTTGAGGTGGAGCACACGCTGGGCAAGCGCTGGGGCGGAGAAGGCGAGTAG
- a CDS encoding UbiA-like polyprenyltransferase, whose translation MSSVVPPKGARDGQLMSGESLLVRLANFVKLPHTVFAMPFALVGVLCASVVAPVTIAMVGWVLLAFTAARFAGMGFNRIVDRDVDAINPRTAKRELPAGTLSLAQAKGSVAVASVLFVIAAWQLNPLCLALSPVALLWVLGYSYTKRFTRYSHLWLGLGLSIAPVGGYLAVTGAWSDPWWFLCVLALAIVCWSGGFDMLYALQDAEFDRTNGLHSMPSAIGVPKAIRFSRTLHVIALSCLAIVVSTHPLGTGVAVVQTVLWGGVVFVAAMLVWEHRMVKADDLTKLDAAFFTMNGIISLGFLTVFAVARFLASGARV comes from the coding sequence GTGAGCAGCGTCGTGCCGCCGAAGGGGGCCCGCGACGGCCAGCTCATGTCCGGCGAATCGCTGCTCGTGCGACTGGCCAACTTCGTGAAGCTGCCGCACACAGTGTTCGCGATGCCGTTTGCGTTGGTGGGCGTGCTCTGCGCGAGTGTGGTGGCACCGGTCACGATCGCGATGGTCGGTTGGGTGTTACTGGCGTTTACCGCGGCGCGCTTTGCCGGAATGGGGTTCAACCGCATCGTCGATCGCGATGTCGATGCGATCAATCCGCGTACGGCCAAGCGAGAGTTGCCGGCGGGTACGTTGTCGTTGGCGCAGGCCAAGGGGTCAGTGGCCGTGGCCAGCGTGTTGTTCGTGATCGCGGCGTGGCAGCTGAATCCGCTCTGTCTTGCTCTGAGTCCCGTCGCGCTGCTGTGGGTGTTGGGCTATAGCTACACCAAAAGGTTCACGCGATACTCGCATCTGTGGCTCGGACTCGGGTTGTCCATCGCACCGGTGGGCGGCTATCTCGCGGTGACGGGTGCGTGGAGCGACCCGTGGTGGTTTCTGTGCGTGTTGGCACTAGCCATCGTGTGCTGGAGCGGCGGCTTCGACATGCTGTATGCGTTGCAGGACGCGGAGTTCGATCGCACCAATGGCTTGCACAGCATGCCATCGGCGATCGGGGTGCCGAAGGCAATTCGCTTTTCGCGCACGCTGCACGTGATCGCGCTGAGCTGTCTGGCCATCGTGGTCTCCACGCATCCGCTGGGCACTGGCGTGGCGGTTGTGCAGACGGTGTTGTGGGGCGGCGTGGTCTTCGTGGCGGCGATGCTGGTGTGGGAGCATCGCATGGTGAAGGCCGATGATCTCACCAAGCTCGACGCGGCCTTCTTCACGATGAACGGCATCATCTCGCTGGGCTTTCTCACGGTCTTTGCGGTGGCTCGCTTCCTCGCTTCCGGAGCACGGGTATGA
- a CDS encoding class I SAM-dependent methyltransferase yields MPVVPPPNEATERAESTGRAEQAARGEGKREYVQQMFSDIAPRYDLLNHVLSMNIDKAWRRKALRALQWTQRPAGSYLDLCAGTLDVGAALVKQPGFTGFVAGADFAVPMLRHGNGKASREVLAPVGADALALPFATASLDGAIVAFGIRNVADLDAGLREVHRVLKPRARFVILEFSTPPLAIVRTFYHLYFHHVLPRVGRLVSGHGSAYTYLPMSVSHFPTEETLAGHMRRAGFTTVTWERLTFGIAAIHVGTA; encoded by the coding sequence ATGCCAGTCGTCCCGCCTCCGAACGAGGCCACCGAACGCGCTGAATCCACCGGCCGGGCCGAACAGGCCGCCCGTGGAGAAGGGAAGCGCGAGTACGTGCAGCAAATGTTCTCGGACATCGCGCCGCGCTATGACCTGCTCAATCACGTCCTGTCGATGAACATCGATAAGGCGTGGCGGCGGAAAGCCCTGCGCGCCCTCCAGTGGACCCAGCGGCCGGCGGGCAGCTACCTCGACCTGTGCGCGGGGACCCTCGACGTGGGTGCCGCACTGGTGAAGCAGCCGGGATTCACCGGGTTCGTGGCCGGTGCCGATTTCGCCGTCCCGATGCTCCGGCACGGCAACGGCAAGGCGTCGCGTGAGGTCCTCGCCCCCGTGGGCGCCGACGCGCTGGCGCTGCCCTTCGCCACGGCCTCCCTCGACGGCGCGATTGTGGCGTTCGGCATCCGCAATGTGGCCGACCTCGATGCGGGACTGCGCGAAGTGCATCGGGTGCTCAAGCCGCGTGCCCGTTTTGTCATTCTCGAGTTCTCCACGCCGCCGTTGGCGATCGTGCGCACGTTCTATCACCTGTACTTCCATCACGTGTTGCCGAGAGTGGGACGCCTCGTGAGCGGCCATGGCAGCGCGTACACGTATCTGCCGATGTCCGTATCGCATTTCCCCACCGAAGAAACGCTCGCCGGCCACATGCGCCGCGCGGGCTTCACCACGGTCACGTGGGAACGCCTCACCTTCGGCATCGCCGCGATTCACGTGGGGACGGCGTGA
- a CDS encoding RNA polymerase sigma factor produces the protein MQTLDELGTLPDADVVRLAQQGRELAFRELVRRYERPVFSLVFRMVRDRETAEDLAQDAFVKVLNHIDKYSPEFKFSSWLFKIANNVAIDHLRRRRLDTISMDGSPHASTASEVEATTLNLESEQESALDELEAKELGSAIEQAIAKLRPEYRACIMLRHVEGRAYEEIAATLDLPLGTVKTYIHRARHELRKALEGLRD, from the coding sequence ATGCAGACTCTCGACGAGCTGGGAACACTCCCCGATGCCGATGTCGTTCGCCTAGCGCAGCAGGGCCGTGAGCTCGCGTTCCGCGAGCTGGTGCGCCGCTACGAACGGCCGGTGTTTTCGCTCGTCTTCCGTATGGTCCGTGACCGGGAGACGGCCGAGGACCTCGCGCAGGACGCATTCGTCAAAGTCCTGAACCACATCGACAAGTACAGCCCCGAGTTCAAGTTCTCGAGCTGGCTGTTCAAGATCGCGAACAATGTGGCGATCGATCATCTCCGCCGACGACGGCTGGATACGATCAGCATGGACGGCTCCCCGCACGCCTCGACGGCCAGCGAGGTCGAGGCCACGACCCTCAACCTCGAGTCCGAGCAGGAGAGTGCTCTTGACGAGCTCGAGGCGAAGGAGCTGGGTTCGGCCATCGAACAGGCCATCGCGAAGCTGCGACCTGAGTATCGGGCCTGCATTATGCTGCGTCATGTGGAAGGCCGCGCGTACGAAGAGATTGCGGCCACGCTCGACCTGCCCCTGGGCACGGTGAAGACGTACATCCACCGGGCCCGCCACGAGCTCCGAAAGGCGCTCGAGGGGCTGCGGGACTGA
- a CDS encoding tetratricopeptide repeat protein, translated as MPPIKIEPITLTPDKYRHEFKTKATKVFLVFVFWCPFGFLLASILGYKGTTRFLVALGFAVPLAIAGLLAILLAQRIGSGVLQAFLFPRGSRASAAITSHAESLAARGQYDEAAAEFAALRTKYPHDIPLLRVEAEFQAGVGGNPQVAAQVLNQLRRVPNVPAAVELYATHRLLDLYLGVLAEPGRAMVELRRMADRFPDTPDGQGALAELTRRRDHLAQDQTNT; from the coding sequence ATGCCGCCAATCAAGATTGAGCCTATCACGCTGACGCCGGACAAGTACCGCCACGAGTTCAAGACCAAGGCGACGAAGGTCTTTCTCGTGTTCGTCTTCTGGTGCCCGTTCGGATTCTTGCTCGCGTCCATCCTGGGCTACAAAGGGACAACGCGGTTTCTCGTGGCCCTCGGGTTTGCCGTCCCTCTGGCCATAGCGGGGTTGCTCGCCATTCTGCTCGCGCAACGGATCGGATCGGGAGTATTGCAGGCCTTTCTGTTTCCGCGCGGCTCCCGGGCGTCGGCGGCGATCACGAGCCATGCCGAATCACTGGCGGCGCGCGGCCAGTACGACGAAGCCGCGGCGGAATTCGCGGCATTGCGTACCAAGTACCCGCACGATATTCCCTTGCTTCGCGTCGAGGCGGAGTTTCAAGCCGGCGTTGGCGGCAATCCTCAGGTCGCCGCGCAGGTGCTCAATCAGTTGCGTCGGGTGCCCAACGTGCCGGCCGCCGTGGAACTCTATGCCACACATCGACTCCTCGACCTGTATCTTGGAGTGTTGGCCGAACCCGGTCGCGCCATGGTAGAACTCCGGCGCATGGCTGATCGCTTTCCCGACACACCCGACGGACAGGGCGCGCTCGCCGAACTCACCCGACGACGCGACCACCTTGCACAGGATCAGACGAACACATGA
- a CDS encoding menaquinone biosynthesis decarboxylase: MSLDTLSDFITAIDRAGELHRITEPVKVHLEITEIADRVSKMPGGGKALLFEHPILRDGTRSQYPVAINLFGSMRRMAMALGVDDLDAIGDRITALMDLKVPDGFLGKLSLLPRLLEVSKFPPRTKSGSPSCQDIVWQGDEIDLDKIPVLHCWPEDGGPFVTMTAVISKDPVRGIRNVGMYRVQQLDKKSVAMHWQRHKTGAEHMRQMAERGEKMPVCIVVGADPASMFSASAPLPPNIDEFLFAGFLRRDPVKLTKAVSCDLEVPADAEFVIEGYIDPAEALVVEGPFGDHTGFYSEADLYPKVHVTAVTMRKNAVYSTTIVGRPPMEDFYLGHATERIFLPLLKLTTPEIVDYHMPAEGGFHNLVFVSIDKKYPGHADKVMHALWGQGLMSLAKVLVVVDKEVNVRNPVEAWWVALNNMDPQRDVRFTMGPVDVLDHASRAFTYGSKMGIDATRKWPEEGFTRAWPKVITMDDATRRAVDAKWSKLGLPPLGKS, encoded by the coding sequence ATGTCTCTCGATACGCTTTCCGATTTCATCACGGCCATCGATCGGGCCGGCGAACTGCATCGCATCACCGAACCGGTGAAGGTGCATCTCGAGATCACCGAGATTGCCGACCGCGTGTCCAAGATGCCCGGCGGCGGCAAGGCGCTGCTGTTCGAACATCCGATTCTCCGCGACGGGACACGCTCGCAGTATCCCGTGGCCATCAACCTGTTCGGCTCCATGCGTCGCATGGCGATGGCGCTGGGTGTGGACGATCTCGACGCCATCGGCGACCGCATCACGGCGCTGATGGATCTCAAGGTCCCCGACGGATTCCTCGGCAAACTCTCGCTGCTGCCGCGCCTGCTCGAAGTGTCGAAGTTTCCGCCGCGCACCAAGAGCGGCAGCCCGTCGTGTCAGGACATCGTGTGGCAGGGCGACGAGATCGATCTCGACAAGATCCCCGTACTGCACTGCTGGCCCGAAGACGGCGGCCCGTTCGTGACGATGACGGCGGTGATCAGCAAAGATCCCGTGCGTGGCATTCGCAACGTCGGCATGTACCGCGTGCAGCAGCTCGACAAGAAGTCGGTGGCGATGCACTGGCAGCGTCACAAGACGGGCGCCGAGCATATGCGACAGATGGCCGAGCGCGGCGAGAAGATGCCGGTGTGCATCGTCGTCGGCGCCGACCCGGCCAGCATGTTCTCGGCGAGCGCACCACTCCCGCCGAACATCGACGAGTTTCTCTTCGCCGGATTTCTGCGTCGCGATCCCGTGAAGCTCACGAAGGCGGTGTCGTGTGATCTCGAGGTGCCGGCCGACGCCGAGTTCGTGATCGAGGGCTATATCGATCCGGCCGAGGCGCTGGTGGTCGAAGGGCCGTTCGGCGACCACACCGGCTTCTACTCCGAAGCCGATCTGTATCCGAAGGTGCACGTCACGGCCGTCACGATGCGCAAGAACGCGGTGTATTCCACCACGATCGTGGGCCGCCCGCCGATGGAAGATTTCTATCTCGGCCACGCCACCGAGCGCATCTTCCTGCCGCTGCTCAAGCTCACGACGCCGGAGATTGTGGACTATCACATGCCGGCCGAGGGGGGCTTTCACAACCTCGTGTTCGTGAGCATCGACAAGAAGTATCCGGGGCACGCCGACAAGGTGATGCATGCCTTGTGGGGCCAAGGGCTGATGTCACTGGCGAAGGTGCTGGTGGTGGTGGACAAGGAAGTCAACGTGCGCAACCCCGTCGAAGCGTGGTGGGTGGCGCTCAACAACATGGATCCGCAGCGCGACGTGCGGTTCACGATGGGGCCGGTCGACGTACTCGATCACGCCAGCCGCGCATTCACGTACGGCAGCAAGATGGGCATCGACGCCACGCGAAAGTGGCCTGAAGAAGGCTTTACGCGCGCGTGGCCCAAGGTGATCACGATGGACGACGCCACCCGTCGTGCCGTCGATGCGAAGTGGTCGAAGTTGGGACTGCCTCCGTTGGGCAAGTCGTGA
- a CDS encoding metallophosphoesterase family protein, whose amino-acid sequence MKEATIIGLISDTHGLVRPEVFAALDGVSRIFHAGDVGPPEVLIELATIAPIQAVWGNTDAPGRADLVERIEETIDGVRIVVTHGHEISSVNPPRLVSAYMNADVIVYGHTHVQLITKAAKRIVVNPGAAGPRRFKLQPSVAKLYILNGKADVELIPLGIPEEVVAEDDELE is encoded by the coding sequence ATGAAGGAAGCCACGATCATCGGCCTGATTTCCGATACGCATGGACTGGTGCGCCCCGAGGTCTTCGCGGCGCTCGACGGCGTGTCGCGCATTTTTCATGCGGGCGACGTGGGGCCGCCCGAAGTGCTGATCGAGCTGGCAACGATCGCGCCGATCCAGGCGGTGTGGGGCAACACCGATGCGCCCGGCCGCGCCGATTTGGTGGAGCGCATCGAAGAAACGATCGACGGGGTGCGTATCGTCGTCACGCATGGGCATGAAATCAGCAGCGTGAACCCGCCGCGACTGGTGAGCGCATACATGAACGCCGATGTGATCGTGTACGGGCACACGCACGTCCAGCTGATCACCAAGGCGGCGAAGCGCATCGTCGTCAATCCGGGCGCCGCCGGTCCGCGTCGGTTCAAGCTGCAGCCAAGCGTGGCGAAGCTGTACATCCTGAACGGCAAGGCGGACGTGGAGTTGATTCCGCTGGGGATTCCGGAGGAGGTCGTGGCGGAGGATGACGAATTGGAGTAG